The Caproicibacterium lactatifermentans genome contains a region encoding:
- a CDS encoding NYN domain-containing protein, protein MQDEKRFAVLIDADNVSGKYVRYILDEISNNGVATYKRIYGDWTKPSLASWKNVLLENSIIPFQQYGYTAGKSSTDSAMIIDAMDILYSGHVDGFCLVSSDSDFTRLAARLREGGMVVIGMGEKKTPAPFIAACNKFRYLEVLEQQAEENEKASDAPTKPEMVPPDKIINSIYNMVRDNADEDGRVLIGDVGNMLVRRYPDFDVRNYGFKKLSQFIGSLDMFDVVSVLAENGRNRIYYVMEKSIPRRKPKIHV, encoded by the coding sequence ATGCAAGATGAAAAAAGGTTCGCTGTCCTTATCGACGCGGACAATGTTTCGGGCAAATATGTCCGATATATTCTGGATGAAATCAGCAACAATGGTGTTGCAACGTATAAGCGCATTTACGGGGACTGGACAAAGCCTTCCCTCGCTTCCTGGAAAAATGTGCTGCTGGAGAATTCTATTATTCCGTTTCAGCAGTACGGCTATACAGCAGGGAAGAGTTCGACCGATTCGGCCATGATTATTGACGCGATGGATATTCTGTATTCCGGTCATGTGGATGGTTTTTGTTTGGTTTCCAGCGACAGCGACTTTACCCGTTTGGCGGCCCGCCTGCGGGAGGGCGGAATGGTTGTAATCGGCATGGGCGAAAAAAAGACACCGGCGCCCTTTATTGCGGCGTGCAACAAATTCCGCTATTTGGAAGTGCTGGAGCAGCAGGCGGAAGAGAATGAAAAAGCCTCGGATGCTCCGACCAAACCGGAAATGGTGCCGCCGGACAAAATTATTAACAGCATCTATAATATGGTGCGGGATAACGCCGATGAGGACGGCCGTGTGCTGATTGGCGATGTAGGAAATATGTTGGTGCGCCGCTATCCGGATTTTGATGTGCGAAACTACGGCTTTAAAAAGCTGAGCCAGTTTATCGGTTCCCTGGATATGTTTGATGTTGTTAGTGTGCTGGCAGAAAACGGCCGCAACCGCATTTATTATGTTATGGAAAAATCCATTCCCCGCCGGAAACCGAAGATACATGTGTGA
- the mutY gene encoding A/G-specific adenine glycosylase: protein MQKMKRIVQPLLRWFQRNARDLPWRHHPTPYRVWISEIMLQQTRVEAVKGYFERFLKAAPDIPSLAALPEERLLKLWEGLGYYSRARNLQKAAKVAVEKYGGRLPASYPELLTLPGIGPYTAGAIASIAFHLPVPAVDGNVLRVWMRLTADSADISDPTVKRCVEAGVQAILPEEHSGDFNQAMMELGATVCVPNAPPKCESCPLAELCAAHTAGGEQQYPVKKPKPPRRIEQRTLFLLQQGGRLALRRRPPRGLLASMWELPSENGALDQRQAVQAVRAMGLEPVRLLPLPPAKHIFTHIEWHMTGWRVLLAPPVSAPDLVWASIEELRERYPLPSAFRPYLNAFLEKTEQSGDTNAYSAQRKQ from the coding sequence ATGCAGAAAATGAAACGAATTGTACAGCCGCTGCTTAGGTGGTTCCAGCGGAATGCACGGGACCTGCCGTGGCGGCATCATCCCACACCGTACCGAGTCTGGATATCCGAAATTATGCTGCAGCAGACACGTGTGGAAGCGGTAAAAGGATATTTTGAGCGCTTTTTGAAGGCGGCACCGGATATTCCTTCCCTGGCGGCACTTCCGGAGGAACGGCTGCTGAAGCTGTGGGAAGGGCTGGGCTATTATTCCCGCGCCCGTAACCTGCAGAAAGCGGCAAAGGTAGCTGTCGAAAAATACGGTGGACGATTGCCTGCTTCCTATCCGGAACTGCTGACACTGCCGGGAATTGGTCCCTATACTGCCGGTGCCATTGCGTCCATTGCGTTTCACCTGCCGGTTCCGGCGGTGGACGGCAATGTCCTGCGGGTGTGGATGCGTTTGACAGCGGACAGTGCCGATATTTCGGACCCCACCGTCAAGCGCTGCGTAGAAGCGGGCGTTCAGGCAATTCTGCCGGAAGAGCACAGCGGTGATTTTAATCAGGCAATGATGGAACTGGGTGCCACTGTTTGTGTACCGAATGCGCCGCCAAAGTGTGAAAGCTGTCCGCTGGCGGAGCTGTGTGCGGCACATACTGCCGGCGGAGAACAGCAGTATCCGGTGAAGAAGCCAAAGCCGCCGCGCCGAATAGAACAGCGGACACTTTTTTTGCTGCAGCAGGGGGGACGTTTGGCACTGCGCCGCCGGCCGCCAAGGGGACTGCTGGCTTCCATGTGGGAACTGCCCAGCGAGAATGGTGCGCTGGACCAGCGGCAGGCGGTGCAGGCTGTGCGTGCGATGGGGTTGGAGCCGGTCCGTCTGCTTCCGCTTCCGCCGGCTAAACATATTTTCACCCATATCGAGTGGCACATGACGGGCTGGCGTGTCCTGCTGGCTCCGCCTGTATCGGCGCCGGACCTTGTGTGGGCCAGTATAGAAGAACTGCGGGAACGCTATCCGCTTCCCAGTGCTTTCCGTCCCTATCTCAACGCTTTTTTGGAAAAAACAGAGCAGAGCGGGGACACAAATGCATATTCCGCACAGCGGAAACAATAA